In Streptomyces dangxiongensis, one DNA window encodes the following:
- a CDS encoding roadblock/LC7 domain-containing protein: protein MTAPKATGHTATNQGELNWLLDDLVDRVASIRKAVVLSGDGLATGVSKDLTREDGEHLAAVASGFHSLAKGVGRHFDAGSVRQTVVELDEAFLFVTAAGDGSCLAVLSDADSDVGQVAYEMTLLVKRVGVHLGTAPRTDLSAGG, encoded by the coding sequence ATGACCGCACCGAAGGCGACCGGCCACACGGCGACGAACCAGGGGGAGCTGAACTGGCTCCTGGACGACCTCGTCGACCGGGTCGCCAGCATCCGCAAGGCCGTCGTCCTGTCCGGCGACGGACTGGCCACCGGCGTGTCGAAGGACCTCACCCGGGAGGACGGCGAGCATCTGGCCGCCGTGGCTTCCGGTTTCCACAGCCTCGCCAAGGGCGTGGGCCGTCACTTCGACGCGGGCAGCGTCCGGCAGACGGTGGTCGAGCTGGACGAGGCCTTCCTGTTCGTCACCGCCGCCGGGGACGGTAGCTGTCTCGCCGTCCTCTCGGACGCGGACTCCGACGTCGGACAGGTCGCCTACGAGATGACGCTCCTCGTCAAGCGGGTCGGCGTGCATCTGGGCACCGCCCCGCGCACCGATCTGTCCGCAGGCGGGTAG
- a CDS encoding DUF742 domain-containing protein codes for MSADGQAGNHWFDDEAGPVVRPYAMTRGRTTSSGQHRLDVIAVVVTEPGTGDPEADPTLSPEHVEIVGLCRDTPQSVAELAAELDLPVGVVRVLIGDLVHAELVHVTRPVPPAELPDESILRDVINGLRAL; via the coding sequence ATGAGCGCAGACGGTCAGGCAGGAAACCACTGGTTCGACGACGAAGCCGGGCCGGTCGTCCGTCCGTACGCCATGACACGCGGCCGCACCACGAGTTCGGGCCAGCACCGCCTCGACGTGATCGCGGTGGTCGTCACCGAACCCGGCACCGGGGACCCGGAAGCCGATCCGACCCTGTCGCCGGAGCATGTGGAGATCGTCGGGCTCTGCCGGGACACACCACAGTCGGTCGCCGAGCTGGCCGCGGAACTCGACCTGCCCGTCGGCGTGGTCCGCGTGCTCATCGGCGACCTCGTGCACGCCGAACTCGTCCATGTGACGCGCCCGGTGCCCCCGGCCGAGCTGCCGGACGAGAGCATCCTGCGCGATGTGATCAACGGCCTCCGAGCGCTGTGA
- a CDS encoding GTP-binding protein, translated as MIFGRSERGKPPVEPVTLKILVAGGFGVGKTTLVGAVSEIRPLRTEELLTEAGRPVDDTSGVEGKHTTTVAMDFGRITLREDLVLYLFGTPGQERFWFMWDELSEGALGAVVLADTRRLEDCFAAVDYFERRSIPFLVSVNCFEGAARYPAGAVRQALDLDEDVPVLLCDARDRESVKEVLIGVVSHAMEYAADRRRAVTG; from the coding sequence ATGATCTTCGGGCGTTCTGAGCGCGGCAAGCCCCCGGTCGAGCCCGTCACGCTCAAGATCCTCGTGGCCGGCGGCTTCGGCGTGGGCAAGACGACCCTCGTCGGCGCGGTCAGCGAGATCAGGCCGCTGCGCACCGAGGAACTGCTCACCGAGGCCGGGCGGCCGGTCGACGACACCAGCGGTGTCGAGGGCAAGCACACCACCACGGTGGCCATGGACTTCGGCCGCATCACCCTGCGCGAGGACCTGGTGCTGTACCTCTTCGGCACGCCCGGGCAGGAGCGGTTCTGGTTCATGTGGGACGAGCTGTCCGAGGGCGCGCTCGGCGCGGTGGTCCTCGCCGACACACGCCGCCTGGAGGACTGTTTCGCCGCCGTCGACTACTTCGAGCGGCGCTCCATCCCCTTCCTGGTCAGCGTCAACTGCTTCGAGGGCGCCGCACGTTATCCGGCCGGGGCCGTCCGCCAGGCCCTCGACCTGGACGAGGACGTGCCCGTGCTGCTGTGCGACGCCCGGGACCGGGAGTCGGTCAAGGAGGTGCTCATCGGCGTCGTCAGCCATGCGATGGAGTACGCGGCCGACCGCCGCCGGGCCGTCACGGGCTGA
- a CDS encoding GGDEF domain-containing protein encodes MHSWTDTLRFAFQPVVNLRTGAVAALETLARPESGDVLAEARRDPELDGRLAVLAFRAAARKETLLPLHLNVFAATLADLGGLTPLHDAVRAAGRLPWEVTVDIVPPCTHVPQRALLEAVASLREQGFRISADGIGDGDVPLRLLTDLSPDVVKLDASLLARPAAVRAMRTLCEELGALVAVEGVETERQYAVALSAGAQLAQGELFAPPARIPVADVYLPPRAPGAPAAPRSGPAVREFVRPAAILPVTASAGQVRALLTGSPDVSGVLLVDRVGRPVRSVHRSRFLLSMSGRYGHALYADRPAVKLGDAPRTVGAGATAWEVLDVVAVGGRDRTSDDVAVVDEHGRCVGAVRLADLVRALAESRIEEAAGLNPLTRLPGSDAIVGEVDRRICDGRAFALSWLDIDDFKQFNDGAGFAAGDELIRAVGRALQQAVAGHARVGHIGGDDFLVLADEDALRPLVAAVLDAPWSAGGRPVTLSLATVVCGAGSVSDHHQAAAQLAPLKKAAKALNGASWVLGRAGLPGHEIRRGSPGPAPAQAGYATAEPQW; translated from the coding sequence GTGCACTCCTGGACGGATACTCTGCGCTTCGCCTTCCAGCCGGTGGTCAACCTGAGGACGGGCGCGGTCGCCGCGCTGGAGACGCTCGCCCGCCCGGAGAGCGGCGATGTCCTGGCCGAGGCCCGCCGCGATCCCGAACTCGACGGCAGACTGGCCGTGCTGGCGTTCCGTGCCGCGGCGCGCAAGGAGACGCTGCTGCCGCTGCACCTGAACGTGTTCGCGGCGACGCTCGCCGACCTCGGCGGTCTCACCCCGCTGCACGACGCCGTGCGCGCGGCGGGGCGCCTGCCCTGGGAGGTGACGGTCGACATCGTCCCGCCCTGCACGCACGTGCCGCAGCGGGCTCTGCTGGAGGCGGTGGCCTCGCTGCGGGAGCAGGGGTTCCGGATCAGCGCGGACGGCATCGGTGACGGCGACGTGCCGCTCAGGCTGCTCACCGACCTCTCCCCCGATGTGGTCAAGCTCGACGCGTCCCTGCTGGCGCGGCCGGCCGCGGTGCGGGCGATGCGGACGCTGTGCGAGGAGCTGGGCGCCCTGGTCGCGGTGGAGGGCGTGGAGACCGAGCGGCAGTACGCGGTGGCGCTGTCGGCCGGCGCGCAACTGGCCCAGGGCGAGTTGTTCGCGCCGCCGGCCCGCATCCCCGTCGCCGACGTGTACCTTCCGCCGCGGGCTCCCGGTGCCCCGGCCGCGCCGCGCTCCGGTCCCGCGGTGCGGGAGTTCGTGCGTCCCGCCGCCATCCTGCCGGTGACCGCGTCGGCGGGGCAGGTGCGGGCGCTGCTCACCGGGTCTCCGGACGTCTCCGGAGTGCTGCTGGTGGACCGCGTCGGGCGGCCCGTGCGGTCGGTGCACCGCTCGCGCTTCCTGCTGTCGATGTCGGGTCGCTACGGGCACGCGCTGTACGCCGACCGGCCGGCCGTCAAGCTGGGGGACGCGCCCCGCACGGTCGGCGCCGGCGCGACGGCCTGGGAGGTGCTGGACGTGGTGGCGGTCGGCGGCCGGGACCGGACCTCCGACGACGTGGCGGTGGTCGACGAACACGGCCGGTGCGTGGGGGCCGTACGGCTGGCGGACCTCGTGCGGGCGCTGGCCGAGAGCCGGATCGAGGAGGCGGCCGGGCTCAACCCGCTGACCCGGCTGCCCGGTTCGGACGCCATCGTCGGCGAGGTGGACCGGCGCATCTGCGACGGGCGGGCGTTCGCGCTCAGCTGGCTGGACATCGACGACTTCAAACAGTTCAACGACGGCGCCGGATTCGCCGCGGGCGACGAGCTGATCCGCGCGGTGGGCCGGGCGCTCCAGCAGGCGGTGGCGGGGCACGCGCGCGTGGGGCACATCGGCGGGGACGACTTCCTGGTGCTGGCCGACGAGGACGCGCTCCGTCCACTGGTCGCCGCCGTGCTCGACGCCCCCTGGTCGGCGGGCGGCCGGCCGGTCACGCTCTCCCTGGCGACCGTCGTCTGCGGAGCGGGCAGCGTGAGCGACCACCACCAGGCCGCCGCCCAGCTCGCTCCGCTGAAGAAGGCGGCCAAGGCGCTGAACGGTGCGAGCTGGGTGCTCGGGCGTGCCGGGCTCCCCGGCCACGAGATCCGGCGCGGCAGCCCGGGGCCGGCCCCGGCGCAGGCCGGGTACGCGACGGCCGAGCCGCAATGGTGA
- a CDS encoding NUDIX domain-containing protein, translating into MSETQHPIVNSAPNSHCSSCGAPYGEGISGWPRTCPICGTVAYRNPLPVAVALQPVYDTKGTALVVITRTVAPARGGTALPGGYIDDREDWKQAVVRELGEETGIDAAARDVRLVDAMSAPDGHLLLFGALPERPADGLPPFVPTTETDGRHLLRRPAKLAFPLHTAAVQAWFEGRYV; encoded by the coding sequence GTGTCCGAAACTCAACATCCGATTGTCAACTCCGCGCCGAACTCGCACTGTTCGAGCTGTGGAGCGCCCTACGGAGAGGGCATTTCCGGCTGGCCCCGCACCTGCCCGATCTGCGGAACCGTCGCCTACCGCAACCCGCTGCCCGTCGCCGTCGCGCTCCAGCCCGTGTACGACACGAAGGGCACAGCCCTGGTCGTCATCACCCGTACCGTCGCCCCGGCGCGCGGAGGCACGGCCCTGCCCGGCGGCTACATCGACGACCGCGAGGACTGGAAGCAGGCCGTCGTACGCGAACTGGGTGAGGAGACCGGCATCGACGCAGCCGCCCGGGACGTGCGGCTCGTGGATGCCATGAGCGCACCCGACGGGCACCTGCTGCTGTTCGGAGCCCTGCCCGAACGCCCGGCCGACGGACTTCCGCCCTTCGTACCCACGACCGAGACGGACGGCCGGCACCTGCTGCGCAGACCCGCGAAACTCGCCTTCCCGCTGCACACCGCCGCGGTGCAGGCGTGGTTCGAGGGCCGCTACGTCTGA
- a CDS encoding glycoside hydrolase family 31 protein, producing MDGRDLVRSVSVVGSGWAARGLRTVRAAWRGRRLDAAGPPSRGPERARVPGRMEGVEPGPGGGLLRFGRSELRIVVAANGAVFWGWDGAGPQPSYALAGGGPEPDPRAVLEPDKDGGWRVVAERMTVVVSRYGAVEVCTPGGVTLRRDLPPRWWEPVGGGAARWVQRSEVAADARFFGLGGRACGPRLRDGAYRLGDAAPGRASGPGDDPLEPTMPVQLVVADAGTHLVFHDTTWDGTVVLREGEEGAGSGHDRVGHCELRMDGGPLRCWVVVGTPARVLHAWAALTGAPALPPAWALGHQHAWWGPGGEQEVRRVVAGYQERGLPLDAVHLDVGRHDDRRVSVGGEERWPELPVPAEESRRDGIRLVSIVDPAVRAEPGDAVYDGGSAADPFARVARDRTVRDAAGAGESVFPDRTHAGLRAWWGGLHAEGLEQGFAGLWQDGHAPVPGGDRRGVRNVYGLCMARAGYEALRESSPGERPFQFSRAGWAGSQRYGGTWSGDGATGWPGLRASLSQVLGLGLCGVPYSGPDVGGRDGSPSPELYLRWLQLGAYLPLFRTHTRPGAGSGEPWGFGAEVLEHARVALLERRRLLPYFLTLAHLARRTGAPYVRPLWWAAPEDRALRDCEDAFLLGDGLLVAPVLDSGARRRAVRLPRGRWYDTVTEEVHEGPARVLVDAPLSRIPVLARAGAVLPVRGADGGLELEVWAPAPGRTGGGLAVPDAGDGWDDPEIERYVARRQGDRVVVTREREDGAGEPPWPVRVRGLG from the coding sequence ATGGACGGTCGTGACCTGGTGCGTTCGGTGAGTGTGGTCGGTTCGGGGTGGGCTGCTCGGGGGTTGCGTACCGTACGGGCCGCCTGGCGCGGGAGGCGGCTCGACGCCGCTGGGCCGCCGTCGCGGGGGCCGGAGCGGGCCCGCGTGCCGGGGCGGATGGAGGGTGTGGAGCCGGGTCCCGGGGGTGGTCTGCTCCGGTTCGGCCGCTCGGAGCTGCGGATCGTCGTCGCGGCGAACGGGGCGGTTTTCTGGGGGTGGGACGGGGCCGGTCCGCAGCCGTCGTACGCGCTCGCGGGCGGCGGTCCCGAACCGGATCCGCGGGCCGTGCTGGAGCCGGACAAGGACGGCGGCTGGCGGGTGGTGGCCGAGCGCATGACGGTCGTCGTCTCGCGGTACGGCGCGGTGGAGGTGTGCACGCCGGGCGGGGTGACCCTGCGGCGGGATCTGCCGCCGCGCTGGTGGGAGCCGGTCGGCGGGGGTGCGGCCCGGTGGGTGCAGCGCTCGGAGGTGGCGGCGGACGCCCGGTTCTTCGGCCTGGGCGGGCGCGCGTGCGGGCCGCGGCTGCGGGACGGCGCGTACCGGCTGGGGGACGCCGCTCCCGGCCGTGCGTCCGGGCCGGGTGACGATCCGCTGGAACCGACGATGCCGGTGCAGCTCGTGGTGGCCGACGCCGGCACGCATCTGGTGTTCCACGACACCACCTGGGACGGGACCGTGGTGCTTCGGGAGGGAGAGGAGGGCGCCGGGTCCGGGCACGACCGCGTGGGCCACTGCGAGCTGCGGATGGACGGCGGGCCGCTGCGCTGCTGGGTCGTGGTGGGCACTCCCGCGCGCGTGCTGCACGCGTGGGCCGCGCTGACCGGGGCGCCCGCGCTGCCGCCCGCGTGGGCGCTGGGCCACCAGCACGCGTGGTGGGGCCCGGGCGGTGAGCAGGAGGTGCGCCGGGTCGTCGCGGGCTACCAGGAGCGGGGGCTGCCCCTGGACGCCGTACACCTCGATGTCGGTCGTCACGACGACCGGCGGGTTTCCGTCGGCGGCGAGGAGCGTTGGCCCGAGCTGCCCGTGCCGGCGGAAGAGTCGCGCCGGGACGGCATCCGGCTGGTGTCGATCGTCGACCCGGCGGTGCGGGCGGAACCGGGCGACGCCGTGTACGACGGCGGTTCGGCCGCGGACCCTTTCGCCCGGGTCGCACGGGACCGCACGGTGCGGGATGCGGCGGGGGCCGGCGAGTCGGTCTTCCCGGACCGCACGCACGCGGGTCTGCGCGCGTGGTGGGGCGGGCTCCACGCGGAGGGACTGGAGCAGGGCTTCGCGGGACTGTGGCAGGACGGGCACGCGCCGGTGCCGGGCGGCGACCGGCGGGGAGTGCGCAACGTGTACGGGCTGTGCATGGCCCGCGCGGGTTACGAGGCGCTGCGCGAGTCGTCGCCCGGGGAGCGGCCGTTCCAGTTCTCGCGCGCGGGCTGGGCCGGGTCGCAGCGGTACGGCGGCACCTGGTCGGGGGACGGGGCGACAGGCTGGCCGGGGCTGCGGGCGTCGTTGTCGCAGGTACTGGGGCTGGGACTGTGCGGGGTGCCGTACTCGGGCCCCGACGTGGGCGGTCGCGACGGCAGTCCGTCACCGGAGCTGTATCTGCGGTGGCTCCAGCTAGGAGCATATCTGCCGCTGTTCCGCACGCATACGCGTCCGGGGGCGGGGAGTGGGGAGCCCTGGGGGTTCGGCGCCGAGGTGCTGGAGCACGCGCGCGTGGCGCTGCTCGAACGGCGGCGGCTGCTGCCGTACTTCCTGACGCTGGCGCATCTGGCGCGGCGGACCGGTGCGCCCTACGTGCGGCCGTTGTGGTGGGCCGCGCCGGAGGACCGGGCGCTGCGCGACTGCGAGGACGCGTTCCTGCTGGGCGACGGGCTGCTGGTGGCCCCGGTCCTGGATTCCGGTGCCCGCCGGCGCGCGGTGCGGCTGCCGCGGGGCCGCTGGTACGACACGGTGACGGAGGAGGTCCACGAGGGCCCGGCGCGGGTCCTCGTGGACGCGCCGCTGTCACGGATACCGGTGCTCGCGCGCGCGGGGGCGGTGCTGCCGGTGCGGGGCGCCGACGGCGGGCTGGAGCTGGAGGTGTGGGCGCCCGCGCCCGGACGCACGGGGGGCGGCCTGGCCGTGCCGGACGCGGGCGACGGGTGGGACGACCCGGAGATCGAACGCTACGTCGCCCGCCGGCAGGGCGACCGCGTGGTGGTCACCCGGGAGCGGGAGGACGGCGCGGGTGAGCCGCCCTGGCCGGTGCGCGTGCGGGGGCTCGGCTGA
- a CDS encoding acetoacetate--CoA ligase, with translation MSTANPKPLWQPDPQRIAQARITQFQAWAAAHHGAPADGGYPALHRWSVDQLDTFWQAVTEWFDVRFSTPYARVLGDRAMPGAHWFPGATLNYAEHALRAAAGRADEPALLYVDETHEPRPVTWSELRREVGSLAAALRTLGVRPGDRVSGYLPNIPQAVVALLATAAVGAVWTSCAPDFGARSVLDRFQQVEPVVLFTVDGYRYGGKEHDRRETVAELRRELPTLRAVVHIPLLGTEAPEGALEWSALTTGDIEPVFEQVPFDHPLWVLYSSGTTGLPKAIVQSQGGILVEHLKQLGLHCDLGPEDRFFWYTSTGWMMWNFLVSGLLTGTTIVLYDGSPGYPDTGAQWRIAERTGATLYGTSAAYVMACRKAGVHPARDHDLSTVKCVATTGSPLPPDGFRWLHDEVRDDLWIASVSGGTDVCSCFAGAVPTLPVYTGELQAPGLGTDLQSWDPSGKPLVDEVGELIVTNPMPSMPIRFWNDPDGSRYHDSYFDTYPGVWRHGDWITVTSRGTVIIHGRSDSTLNRQGVRMGSADIYEVVERLPEIHESLVIGIEQPDGGYWMPLFVHLAPDATLDESLLDRIKRSIREQLSPRHIPDEIIEVPGIPHTLTGKRIEVPVKRLLQGTPLEKAVNPGSIDNLTLLGFYEELARERA, from the coding sequence ATGTCGACCGCGAACCCCAAGCCGCTCTGGCAGCCCGATCCCCAGCGGATCGCCCAGGCCCGCATCACCCAGTTCCAGGCATGGGCCGCCGCACACCACGGCGCCCCCGCCGACGGTGGCTACCCGGCTCTGCACCGGTGGTCCGTCGACCAGTTGGACACCTTCTGGCAAGCCGTCACCGAGTGGTTCGACGTACGGTTCTCGACCCCCTACGCGCGCGTGCTCGGCGACCGCGCCATGCCCGGCGCCCACTGGTTCCCCGGAGCCACCCTCAACTACGCCGAACACGCCCTGCGCGCCGCGGCCGGCCGCGCCGACGAACCCGCCCTCCTGTACGTCGACGAGACCCATGAGCCACGCCCGGTGACCTGGTCCGAGCTGCGCCGCGAGGTCGGCTCCCTCGCCGCCGCCCTCCGCACCCTCGGCGTACGCCCCGGCGACCGCGTCAGCGGCTACCTCCCCAACATCCCGCAGGCCGTCGTCGCCCTCCTCGCCACAGCCGCCGTCGGCGCCGTCTGGACCTCGTGCGCCCCGGACTTCGGCGCCCGCAGCGTCCTCGACCGGTTCCAGCAGGTCGAGCCCGTCGTCCTGTTCACCGTCGACGGTTACCGTTACGGCGGCAAGGAGCACGACCGCCGGGAGACCGTCGCCGAGCTGCGCCGCGAGCTGCCCACCCTGCGCGCCGTCGTCCACATCCCGCTGCTGGGCACCGAGGCACCCGAAGGCGCCCTGGAGTGGTCGGCACTGACGACCGGGGACATCGAGCCGGTCTTCGAGCAGGTCCCGTTCGACCACCCGCTGTGGGTCCTGTACTCCTCCGGCACGACCGGTCTTCCCAAGGCCATCGTCCAGTCGCAGGGCGGCATCCTGGTCGAACACCTCAAACAGCTCGGCCTGCACTGCGACCTCGGCCCCGAGGACCGTTTCTTCTGGTACACCTCGACCGGCTGGATGATGTGGAACTTCCTCGTCTCCGGCCTGCTCACGGGCACCACGATCGTCCTGTACGACGGCAGCCCCGGTTACCCCGACACGGGCGCCCAGTGGCGGATCGCCGAACGCACCGGAGCCACCCTCTACGGCACCTCCGCCGCCTACGTCATGGCCTGCCGCAAGGCCGGCGTCCACCCCGCCCGCGACCACGACCTGTCCACGGTGAAGTGCGTCGCCACCACCGGCTCCCCGCTGCCCCCCGACGGCTTCCGCTGGCTGCACGACGAGGTCCGCGACGACCTGTGGATCGCCTCCGTCAGCGGCGGCACCGACGTCTGCTCCTGCTTCGCCGGAGCCGTGCCCACCCTGCCCGTGTACACCGGCGAACTCCAGGCGCCCGGCCTCGGCACCGACCTCCAGTCCTGGGATCCGAGCGGCAAGCCCCTCGTCGACGAGGTCGGCGAACTGATCGTCACCAATCCCATGCCCTCCATGCCGATCCGCTTCTGGAACGACCCCGACGGCAGCCGCTACCACGACAGCTACTTCGACACCTACCCCGGCGTCTGGCGCCACGGCGACTGGATCACCGTCACCTCACGCGGAACCGTGATCATCCATGGCCGCTCCGACTCCACCCTCAACCGCCAGGGCGTCCGCATGGGCTCGGCCGACATCTACGAGGTCGTCGAACGGCTGCCGGAGATCCACGAATCCCTCGTCATCGGCATCGAACAACCCGACGGCGGCTACTGGATGCCGCTGTTCGTGCATCTCGCGCCGGACGCCACCCTCGACGAGTCACTCCTGGACCGGATCAAGCGATCCATCCGCGAACAGCTCTCCCCCCGTCACATCCCCGACGAGATCATCGAAGTGCCCGGCATCCCGCACACCCTCACCGGCAAGCGCATCGAGGTCCCGGTCAAACGCCTCCTGCAAGGAACCCCCCTGGAGAAGGCGGTCAACCCCGGCTCCATCGACAACCTCACCCTGCTCGGCTTCTACGAGGAACTCGCCCGCGAACGCGCCTGA
- the ptsP gene encoding phosphoenolpyruvate--protein phosphotransferase: METTLRGVGVSHGVAIGEVRHMGTAVLEPPAKQIPPQDAEREQGRARQAVDAVAADLTARGNLAGGEAQAVLEAQAMMAQDPELMADVDRRIAVGSTAERAVYDAFAAYRELLAGAGEYLAGRVADLDDVRNRIVARLLGVPMPGVPDSDRPYVLVARDLAPADTALLDPSLVLGFVTEEGGPTSHSAILARALGVPAVVALPGAGELAEGTVVAVDGSTGDVFVNPSDEKKARLEASAAERRAALSASTGPGATADGHKVPLLANVGGPADVPAAVEAGAEGVGLFRTEFLFLDDSKNAPSEEKQVEAYRQVLEAFPEGRVVVRVLDAGADKPLDFLTPADEPNPALGVRGLRTLLDHPEVLRTQLTALARAAEGLPVYLEVMAPMVADRRDAKAFADACREAGLRAKFGAMVEIPSAALRARSILQEVEFLSLGTNDLAQYTFAADRQVGAVSRLQDPWQPALLDLVALSAESARAEGKSCGVCGEAASDPLLACVLTGLGVTSLSMGAASIPYVRATLAKYTLAQCERAAAAARAADSAEEARGAAQAVLSGE; the protein is encoded by the coding sequence ATGGAGACAACGCTACGAGGCGTCGGCGTGAGCCATGGCGTGGCGATCGGCGAGGTTCGGCACATGGGTACGGCGGTGCTGGAGCCGCCGGCCAAGCAGATCCCCCCGCAGGACGCGGAGCGGGAGCAGGGCCGCGCCCGCCAGGCCGTGGACGCGGTCGCCGCCGACCTGACGGCGCGCGGCAACCTGGCGGGGGGTGAGGCGCAGGCCGTGCTGGAGGCGCAGGCCATGATGGCCCAGGATCCCGAGCTGATGGCGGATGTCGACCGGCGGATCGCCGTCGGGAGCACGGCCGAGCGCGCCGTGTACGACGCGTTCGCGGCGTACCGGGAACTGCTGGCCGGTGCGGGTGAGTATCTCGCCGGCCGTGTGGCCGACCTCGACGACGTGCGGAACCGCATCGTCGCCCGGCTGCTGGGCGTCCCGATGCCGGGTGTCCCGGACAGTGACCGGCCCTATGTGCTGGTGGCCCGGGACCTGGCCCCCGCGGACACGGCGCTGCTGGACCCGTCCCTGGTGCTCGGTTTCGTGACCGAGGAGGGTGGGCCGACCAGTCACAGCGCCATCCTGGCGCGGGCGCTGGGTGTGCCGGCCGTCGTGGCGCTGCCGGGCGCCGGTGAGCTGGCCGAGGGCACGGTCGTCGCCGTGGACGGCAGCACCGGCGATGTCTTCGTGAACCCCAGTGACGAGAAGAAGGCGCGGCTGGAGGCCTCGGCCGCCGAGCGCAGGGCCGCGCTGTCCGCGTCGACCGGGCCCGGGGCGACCGCGGACGGGCACAAGGTGCCGCTGCTGGCCAACGTGGGCGGCCCCGCCGACGTGCCGGCGGCCGTGGAGGCCGGGGCCGAGGGTGTCGGTCTGTTCCGTACCGAGTTCCTGTTCCTGGACGACAGCAAGAACGCTCCTTCCGAGGAGAAGCAGGTGGAGGCCTACCGGCAGGTGCTGGAGGCGTTCCCCGAGGGCCGTGTGGTCGTGCGTGTGCTGGACGCGGGCGCCGACAAGCCGCTGGACTTCCTGACGCCTGCGGACGAGCCGAACCCCGCGCTGGGTGTGCGGGGCCTGCGGACGCTGCTGGACCACCCGGAGGTGCTGCGCACGCAGCTGACCGCGCTGGCGCGGGCCGCGGAGGGGCTGCCCGTCTACCTCGAGGTCATGGCGCCCATGGTGGCGGACCGCAGGGACGCCAAGGCGTTCGCGGACGCCTGCCGGGAGGCGGGGCTGCGGGCCAAGTTCGGCGCGATGGTGGAGATCCCGTCGGCCGCGCTGCGGGCGCGTTCGATCCTCCAGGAGGTCGAGTTCCTGTCGCTGGGCACCAACGACCTGGCGCAGTACACGTTCGCCGCGGACCGGCAGGTGGGTGCGGTGTCGCGGCTCCAGGACCCGTGGCAGCCGGCGCTGCTCGACCTGGTCGCGCTGTCGGCCGAGTCGGCCAGGGCCGAGGGCAAGAGCTGCGGGGTGTGCGGTGAGGCCGCGTCCGACCCGCTGCTGGCGTGTGTGCTGACCGGTCTGGGTGTCACCTCCCTGTCCATGGGTGCGGCGTCGATTCCGTACGTGCGGGCCACGTTGGCGAAGTACACGCTGGCGCAGTGCGAGCGGGCCGCGGCGGCGGCGCGTGCGGCGGACAGTGCCGAGGAGGCGCGCGGCGCGGCTCAGGCGGTGCTGTCCGGCGAGTAG
- a CDS encoding PTS sugar transporter subunit IIA, with amino-acid sequence MTTVTSPLPGRAIGLAAVPDPVFSGAMVGPGTAIDPVREPSEAVAPVDGVIVSLHPHAFVVVDESGHGVLTHLGIDTVQLNGEGFELLVNKGDTVRRGQSVVRWNPASVEAAGKSPVCPVVALEATAESLADLRDSGDVKTGDGLFSWN; translated from the coding sequence ATGACCACCGTGACGTCCCCGCTGCCCGGACGGGCCATCGGACTGGCCGCAGTGCCGGATCCGGTCTTCTCCGGAGCCATGGTCGGCCCGGGTACCGCGATCGACCCCGTGCGTGAGCCCTCCGAGGCCGTCGCGCCCGTGGACGGCGTCATCGTTTCCCTGCACCCGCACGCTTTCGTCGTGGTCGACGAAAGCGGACACGGCGTGCTCACGCACCTGGGCATCGACACGGTCCAGCTCAACGGCGAGGGCTTCGAGCTGCTCGTCAACAAGGGCGACACCGTGCGGCGCGGCCAGAGCGTCGTCCGCTGGAACCCCGCCTCGGTCGAGGCCGCCGGCAAGTCGCCGGTGTGCCCGGTCGTCGCGCTCGAAGCCACCGCCGAGTCCCTTGCCGACCTTCGTGACAGCGGTGACGTGAAGACCGGCGACGGCCTCTTCTCCTGGAACTGA